The sequence below is a genomic window from Setaria italica strain Yugu1 chromosome IV, Setaria_italica_v2.0, whole genome shotgun sequence.
TATATAGTTAGTAGGGTAGTTAGTTAAATAGTTATATACTTAGTTACATAACTAAAAGTTAGTAGTACTTAGTAGTTAGTAGTTAGTAGTGAATTTGATAGTATCTATTTAGTTAGTTAATTCATACAAGAGATCTTGTATTTAGTATGGTTCATTTATATTTTACTAAATGAGTTGTTATTTTACTAAATGAGTTGTGCATCGTTATGTGTACGGACTAGATGGACAACCTAGTTAGCATCTATCATGGAGGCATCGTGGAAAGAGATCATTATGGATATGTTGAGCTTGTTGAGATGCAAAGCGTGGCTGTGTTATTCGATGAGAAGTTTTCATTTTGTGAGTTGGTTacaagggctcgggaggagctacATTGCCATGGAGATGATGGTATCGTAGTGGAGGGTATACTTCACCTAGGTACCCCTCCCAACCTTCTAAGGAAGATGATCCCAATTCGGTGTGCGGACCAATGGGAGAAGTATGTGAGATCGGTTATGAAGTGCCAGTTCCAAAGTTTGGATGTGGTTGTGCGTCGGGTGTCAGTTGAGCCCATCCCTCGCTGGTCTTCCCCACCAATGGGTTAGCAGGCACATTTCGACCCTCCTGTCTCGGAACCTATTATCAACGTGGAGGTTGCACCTACGGTTCCCAATGTTGAATCTGCCCCTAATGAGGTAGTTGGAGATGCTTGTCGGACTCTTGATGTTGTGGTAGATCCTCCTCATGAGATCCTGTTGACACATAATCATCAGAGTAAGTGTCTTATCCGCACGCTTGTTGGGAGCTACCCCCTTCATTACatccatttttttccttctttcctcaaatgtttacttatgttgcaggAGATATTCCTGACAACATGGATGTGCCCCCAGTTGCTGCGCAAATGCACTGTGGAGATGGATTCCGTGGctccaatagtgttgaaattatgAATAATTCGGATGCATATGAGATGAGAATGGATCTTGAATGTGATGATGATCGCCctgttggagagatgacagatagtgatgttgagatgttcaggcgtatCTTTCCCGACCACCGTGATCCAAGAGTTTACGAGTTCAGCGATATTGCTCATTCCGATCATGCGTGtgcagaaggacgtgatgatgagctcctagaagctaCTAAGACCGGCCCTAGCATGGTAATTGAGAAGGGTTGGGTATTCAAGAACTTCCCTGcattgaagaggtggttgcaTGCGTTTGCAGTGATACGAAAGAGACCTTACAAGGTGTTACATTCATATGCGGAGCGccgttacacagttgtgtgtgaGAAGGAAGCTGCCCATAGAGGGTTTGTGCAAGGAAGCAAAAGGTAACGGGGAAGTGGAATATCATAAAAATTGTTGGgccacacaattgtgctgaTCATGAGCTTAGAATGAAGCATCTACAGTTGACATCAACCCTCATTACCAAGCGGTTAATGGCAATATTGCAGTTAGAACCCAACATGAAGGTTAGGACAATTATCAGGACCGTTGAGGAGTTGTATGGAGGTTATGTGATAAGttatggtaaagcttggagggctaagcagcgagcGTGGAAGATGATATATGGGGACTGGGAGGCTGGGTACGAGCAGCTGCCGGTACTTTTCAATGCAATCAAAGCGGTGAATCCAagcatgcattatgagtacatACCAAAACCAAATGAATGGAAGGACGGGAGACAGATATTCTTCCGTGCtttctggtgcttccctcagtgtGTCGAGGCCTTTAGGCACTGTCGTCCCATCTTCTCCATtgacggtacattcttgattAGCAAATACAggggcacacttcttatagccatatcctGTGACGCGAACAACAACTTAgttcctttggcatttgcattggttgagagggagaacaatgacagttggggaTGGTTCTTGAGGCTAGTATGGTTACATGTGGTTGGGCCTGGTAGAGAGGTTGGCATCATATCTAATAGGCATCAGGGCATACTTAATGTCGTGCGAGAGCAGATAGAGGGGTATGCACCTTTGCACCATCGTTGGTGTACTTGGCACCTTGCCGAGAATCTACTCcggaaggatggtgtgaaggataaCTTTGAGCTGTTCTAGGATGCTGCTCGTCAGCTTGAGGACAGGTACTTTCAGCGGAAGTTGGAGCAGGTCAGGACCAcaacaaatgcagaaggtaGACAATGGCTCACAAGTTTGATGAGGGATCTGGACAAATGGACAAGAGCTCACGATGTCGGTGGATGGAGGTACGAGTTTCAGCGCAGCAACATGGCGgagtcattcaataagttgtTCTAAGGGATATGTGGAATGCCCATGAACGCAATCGTTCAATTCACCTTCTACAAGCTTGTTTCTCGGTTCAATGATAGATACGCCTATGCATTGAAGTTACGGAGTGCTGGAGAGAAATGGCCTCCCAAACCAAAGGAACACCTAGAGAAGGCAAAAGAAAGGGCGGCCACACATGAGGTTATATGTTTTGACCTCAACACAGGGACTTATTAGGTGGAGCAGAGGGGCGGCACAACGTCCGACAGCAAGGTCTGAGAGTTGAGGATCCATGTGGTAGTCCTCCGAGATTTCACATGCACTTGTGGTAAACCAAGGCAATACCACCTTCtatgttctcatttggtggcagcagctaTGCATCGCAACTTTGATATCGAGAACATGATACCTCACGAGTTCACTGTAGACACGCTTGTGCACACATGGAGCTCCCGCTTCGTGCCTTTTCGGGACCCCAGAGAGTGGCCTCCATATGATGGGCCTAAGTACATTGCGGATCCAGTTGGAACAAGCGTGGATCAAGGAAGAGGACGAGGCACAAGATGGTTATGGATCAGATACCCGGAAGAACAAGGCGTGGTAGAGCAACCCCATTTCTTACTGACCCCGAGCAGAACGAGTGTGGCAAGTGCGGTAGACTGGGCCACAATTCACGCACTTGCCATTGGCAGATTAGTGAGGTGCGAGTAGTGGTTGTTTTCATTATTTCGTATATGTTGTATTCAttcaattaattatgcatgtctCAATTTATGATTGCAATTGTGTCAATTATTTGTACATTTATAAGTTTATGTTTCATTgcatattgaattttttttcatttaattTTTGTAGGATGGCGCAATTCCACCTGCTCGACCCGATGTACGCCCACGCCCACCGAGGATGTCTCatagcggggggggggggagggaggtaATAATGTGTACGTGTTGATCGAATTTTTGTTAGCGTGCATGTGTTGTTTGTGAAATAACTGAAGACTGTGTTTAATTGCATGTAGGACCTTCCGCTCCTTTGTTCTAGAACCCACGATAGGTTCTTGGACATGCGGTACGATGACCGCTACACTCCTTTGCTGCAGGCTGCTGGCCTAGATGTCATCTCATTTCAGGTTCATCGTGGGTTGCCCAAGTTCAACTGAGCGGCCATAACAACGTTGGTTGACAGGTACTATCTTCAATCGTTGCGTCCATTCATAGCCTGTTGTTCATGCCCTTGCATATTTGACATGTAACCTTCCTTTGTCTAAAATGTAGGTGGCGGCCTGAGACTCATACCTTCCACTTGCCGTTCAGAGAGATGACAGTTATGCTCAAGGACTGTTAGAAGATGCTCGGTCTGACGATTCGCGGTGACGCAGTGACTGGGCCATGCAGGTCAAATGGTTGGAGAGAGCGAGTAGCGGCCTTCCTTGGCCGTGAGGTTGACGAGTAAGGTGCTCGCACTTCTGGTGTTCTAATCTCTTGGCTGCGGCAACAGTTTGCACAGTGCCCCGAGGATGCAGACGAGCACACTGTTGGGAACTACTGCAGGGCCTGGATCCTACACCTCTTCGCCTGTGTTCTCTTCCCCGACGCCACGGGTGACACAGCATCGtggatgtggatccactgcCTCACGGACTGGAACCAGGCGGGTCAGTACAGCTGGGGCTCTGCAGTGTTGGGTTTTCTGTACCGACAGCTGTGCGAGGCTTGTCGTTGGTCTGCTACCTCAGCGTCAATTGGTGGATGCGTGTACCTACTGCAGTTGTGGATGTGCGCGTGTCTACCAGTTGGCCGTCCGGAGGTTCTATCTCACCGTGAGTGGTTCCCAGATCAGCCTCCTAGACGGCAGCCTACCTGGGCGTACCTTTGGGACCAGATTAGGGTTCCGCACACTAGGTTGGAGTGGGTGTACAGTGATTTCACGAATGAGCTAGACACGCTCACGGCGTCTAGTGTAAGTTAATTATAATTCCGAAGCCGATTTCAATTGGTTAAGTATATCATCTAACATCTTGTTTGGACATGTTGCAGGTGTTGTGGGAGCCGTACGTAGGAGAGGGGGCACTAACTTTTCCTCTTAGCACCATGTGTTCGAGCGACGATGACTTATATAGGATGAGGTGCCCCCTTATATGTTTCTATGCCGTCGAGTTCCACCTGCCTGATCAAGTTACACGCCAATTTGGGAGGAGACAGATTTGGCTGACGGCTCCATTCTCGACTAGCGTAGAGTTACAAGTATTTTGTTATTTCAATTATCTTGTGATGGTCCATTACATTAACTCAGGTTATAGGACTACGAGTAAGTTATAGGACTATGGGCAAGTTTTAACATCTTACGTGACATGCAGGTTGGATCGTAAGAAGAACAGGAAGTTTATGAGTGGCACGTATTCCACCAGCCTTACATTGACCAATGGGAGGAGTTCCATGACAATGTGGACGAGAACAATGAGCCACAGACAAACAGTGAGTACAAGAGATACCAAGCTTGGTACCAAGGTGCAACACGTTGTAGGCTGAGACTACAATGGACACAAGATGACTACGGCGACATCGAGTcctccgacgatgaagacacgGCATACGACCAAAGTACTCGTGTAAGAAGGTAGGTGGAGGCAGGACCAATATTGGACAGAGTGCTAAGTCAATTGGATTATTTTTCTATGTTAAGTCACTTTTGTAGAATTAGTGATTTAGTGATTTAGGTATGTATGGACTTACTCATTCACTTTGTTGCAGGGCCATACCCTCAAAATCTCGGTTGATGACATTGAGCGGTTTTGTCCGAGAGTTAGGGATGACGAGACGCGTAGCTTCCTAGACGTAAAATCCTAAATATCCTTTGAAATATATTACTAATACCTTAAATTCTTTCAGTTAACCTATTCTTGTACAACAGAGACTGTCACGTCGGCTACGCCGTAcggctgctcgttgtggttgcaggacagCCATGACGCGATACGTGCACGTTCCTTCCCCATGCACAGGAGGCATAGGTTTGTCTAGCCAAGCAACTATACGGGCCAAAGGCATTGCGTCtgaggatgatgacgacgacgacgacaaggacgatgatgaggaagatgagagGCACGAGGAGCTTGGCCTGTCTCAGATGCAGGATGTccccttgactcagcctacatAGCCTGCAGGCACTAGGAGACGCCGTCCACCTTCCCCTTACCCTCCAGGCACGGACGctcttggtcacaagggtaagggtgAGACTAGGAGGCAGCGAGGGTCTGTGGTAGATGTTTATCTGTAATAATATGGATTTTGTGGACTCCCATTACGAACTATTGTGTACATGTACTATTGTGGAGTCTCAAGTAACAATTAATTAGCTTGAATCCTTCATTGAGGGGTAATCTGCTGGTAACCCATAAGTTTCGGCCAGGTACCCGtccaaaattcaaacaaaagtgaaaaaaaagtttTTCGTAAGTTTTGGCCAGTTAATCCATGGTTCAAACTGAATGAACTAATTGCACACTGCACATCATGCATAAAAGCAAAAACCAATCAATCCAAAACACCACACATGTACAAGGTAAAGTGACGAATGAGGGAAAGGTTTCTATAAATGATTGGTGGACCGTCGAATTCCTAACTGGCGAACAGCCCGGACCCTCCGGACCATCCGCTCGACCTTGGCGGACCGACCGGCCAGCTTTACCCAGTGGACCGTCCGTTCGACCATGGCGGACCGTCCGACCCCACCAGACTGTCCGACGGACAGCAACGAATTGTCCGCTAATCTGAGTCAGAGACTCAAACCGTGTAGAGTGGCAGCGTTAACTAGCAGACCGTCCGCTCCACCATGGGCGGACTGTCCACGGCGGTCGGACAGGTACATCGAAAGGCACGGGCCTTTCTCCTTCCTTACCCGAGTCCTACTGTTTCCTCACCCGAGGCTTTCTCTCTTTTCCTCCttcaaacaaagaaaaagaccCCTCACCTAGGGCAAGATTTTGGAGGCTTCCCCGGACCGTCTGTGCAATTTTCCGTACTCTCCGCAAGATTCTTCATCATGACCGGACGGTATTTCATCAAATCATTTCTTGATTGTCTTGGATTTCAAAGGACTATAGTGGTTAGGGTTTGATGGGGGATTTAAGATTTATCCATGGATTTGTTGTAAGTTTGGGGGATTGATTTGTAAAGGCTTAGAGAAGATATGTTTGAAATTTGGCCGGTTGATTTTGTCTATAGTTGAAGATCCAAGGGTTGGAAAATTGCAACCCGCGGTTCCTCATCGTGGTCTCGCGATGAACTACGCGTCCGCAGGTCATCAGCGACCAGAGTAAGAACCGTGCATCTAAGGGACTTATTGCTTATTCAATTATTCATATAAATCAAACTAATGTTCGTGCACGTGTTCTTGATAGTGATCGTGCTCGTCGTATCACTAAGGCTTTGGCAAGCAAGCTTAAAAGGGGAAGTTCTTCTAAAAGGCCAAGAGTGGATGATGAGGGTGATTCAAGTAATGATGACTCAAGGGATGATGACTATGAGCCCACTGATACTGAGGTCGAATCTTCAGTAGCTCGTTTAGTtaatgatgaggatgatgagatGAATCAAGACGGTGATGTCGATGAGATTATTGATGTGCTGTCATATATTGCTCCTAAGAAGAGGTGGACAATGGATACATATTCAAGAGAAAGAACTCCTTATCAATACAATTTTCCTCGAACCACTTCAAATCTCTTCTTCTACGCTCAGGTACAAGAGGATGCCTTCTTTGGACATTTTCTAAGTAAGACAGTCTTTAAACACTAAACCATTGATTTCCATTATATGGCTCAGCAACCCGTGATGACTGAATTAGTTGGTAAATTTGAAGCTATTGGCTTAAGGGTATTTCTTGAGCATAGATGTGATTGGAATGACACCATCATTCGTCAATTCCATGCTACAGTAGAGATTAATTTTGAGGAAGATAAATTGGAGTGGATGACAGGTAAAAGGAAATATGAGGCCACAATtgctgagtttgctgctgtcaATCAATTAAATTATATTTCCTCACTGATCATCAAACCTTTAATATGGTCGATGAGAATCCACTAGAGCTTGATGCCATTACTCAGTATTATAAGCCGGCTAGGACGGGTATCTCTAGAATGTATGGCAAGACCAATGATCTTAGGCATCATCTGGCTGTCATTAATAAGATTGCTAGAGTAACAATACTGCCTAAGAGTGGATATAAAGATGGTTTTGTGGGCTACCATAGGAACTTTGTTGACCATGTGATGGATGGTCAGAAGTTTGATGTGGTTAGGTTGATCATGGATCAAATTGCTGACAAAAAGGTCAACCTTGAGATAAATGTATACTTTGCTCCATATATCATGGCACTTATCAAAGAAAAACCTAGGTTCCGAGGTCCTTGTGAGGTGGTTCACACTCCCTTCAGGCCTTATAAGAATGATAAAGTTTTTCTTGAAAGGGACTTGACTCCTTTCCCGGATGTGGGAAGAGTTAAAGATGAGGGAGACATCGGATATATGGGAGAGGCTCCACCTCAGGATGATGATGCTCAGGctatgcctcctcctcctccccctatGCAGTCACAGTGGGTACCTCCAGCTGGTTATTTTGACCCTTACTTTGCCACAATGCAGCACAACATGAATGAGAACTTCCAGCTTATGCAGCAGGGGCTCAGTTCACACCTTGAGGCATTTGGGCAGCAAATGGTGACAAACTTTCAGAATATGCAGCAGAACGTGCATTAGCAGATGGATAACCGTTTTGTGGCTTTTGGGCACCATATCCGCGCTACTATGTATGCGCCCATGATGACTAGGCTGCAACACATTCAGGAGGGTCTTCACAGTGATATTGAGGCCTTAGATGCTAGATTCGGTGACTTAGACATAACTGAGCAGCGTCAGCAGGTTGAGGAGCGGCAGCATAAACTAGAGAATGACTTCAATACTTTGTCATCTAGCTTCTCGAGTTTCAATGATCATTTCTACAGCATATTTCCAGCTCCGGCACCTCCCCCTAAGTTCTATCCTCATCAACCTTATTATCCTCCTCCACCGGTGCCACAGGATGACTAGACTCTTTTTGTACTTTATGGCGAAGAGGGAGAAGGTTTGGAGACTTGGAGTGGTGAACCTGTTACAAGGGAAGCTCATGTAATGGATATTTGCATTTATGTTTGCATGGACtttggtttgtaataattcgctTCGCACTAAAACTTGGGTGTAATTCATGTTGAAATTTGTTTATacgttttatttcttttttttcttgttctaGTGTTTGTGGAAATTTGAGGCTAACTTTTTCATGGATTTCAATTATATTATCTCTTGTAGCCTCGGTTTCAATTTTGTAGGGTAGTCTCCGCCAAAATCTCTATATCCATGCATATGTGAAATTAATGGAATCAAAATATATGCACATATGTACGGGGGAGTTCTTCTCTACTCATTAACTTAGTTCGAGAAAGTGAaagaaatgacaaaaaaaagttATTCTAAGAGAGGTCTACCTGTACTAGGGAGGACGGTCCGGCCCTAGGTGGCAGACGGTCCGGTCCTAGGTAGCGGACGGTCAGCTAAACCTAGACAGAAACATGTTCTTCGGTGGAGAAATTATATCTCAAAGGCGGACGGTCCGCTAGTGTTCTTGGTAGACAGTCCGCTTGGTGCGGATGGTCCGGCCCTAGGTGGCGGACAGTCACCTAAACCTAGACAGAAACATGTTTTCGGACCGAGAAATTATATCTCAACGGCAGACGGTCCGCAGGTGATTTTGGTAGACAGTCCGCTTGGAGCGGACGGTCCGGCCCTAGGTGGCGGATGGTCACCTAAACCTAGACAGAAACATATTCTCGGGCTGAGAAATTATTTCTCAAAGGCGGACGGTCCGGCCCTAGGTGGTGGACGGTCACCTAAACGTAGACAGAAACATGTTTTCGGACCGTCTAAAAGGCAGACGGTCTGCATGTGTTTTATTCGGACAGTCCGCTTGGGCCGGAGGGTCCGGTCCTACAACGCCCCTCTAGTCGGTACTTCTTTTTGTTATCGaccatacttaaagtgcattacaTGACAACACAATGAAAAGTCCAACAGTAATGGAGACTACTATGTGCAACGatgccactttcccttcctcagggcatcgggattctcctcaatcgctactttcgctcggcgtgcacgctcaagcttcttctccctctcctccctgttcgcagctacacgcctcctttcctcctcttccttgtgctccttttctgcagcctcctctctacGTCTCTTCTCCATTGTCTCCTTCTTCTCTGCCTTCCAACGCAACATTTcctgcatctcctccttgtcttcaagcttgatctcagtgtcgatccactgctcaaaatcacagagcggtgaaggggtctgcaacaaatacaattgttacaaaataaaaaaaacatgaaatATGCCATACGACACAAATTAATTACTAGACAATATCGATTTCTCACCATCTTATTAATGCACCGCTAACAAAGTGTAGGCTCAAACGCAaaattggaacacatccaatacctctgcctgtACGTGTCCTCtgcatcggacttggctaccttgcaaggatcaccgcaaaagcacatgggcactggaacaccactaggcagaggcaatgggtcGAAGACATTTCCAATCATCcggccataactacaatttagtcattttcgttgtaagaaccgaAAGGAATTAACATTAAACCTACACCTAGGGTTTCCATTCAatccacaacaatgaacccATAACATAACAACGTGCGTTGCTGAGGTTATCTTGGTTTCCTAACTTTTCCACGCCTTGACATCTTacggttgcatgaaaccctaagttaaAAAATCTGACTATTATATatcgaatcgatgtgaaaaaaaactatgaaggagcgaggataccttgctcttgaAGATCCACAGAGCAAATCAAAGTTTCCAAGGTGCCATAGGCCGATTTGTGATGTATGGCGAAGTGGAGAGATAGAAAAAccgagagggaggagaaagaagaggaggaaggctcAAACAGGAAGGAGGCAGGTGGTAGGGGTTCAAAGCTTGGCGCCACCCAGCCTGGCACCAAGCGCGTGCGCCATGTCAGCATCCAGGTCAACACCTGCGCAAGGATCTAGACGCCATCGGCTCTGGCGCCGAGGCGTATATGCTTGGCGGTGGCGCCAAGCTCAGGGTCCATTTTCCGAAATGTTTCCTCCCAgagcctatttgtgagaatctttcgaaaaaaaggctaaaaacaaaaaaaaatcggcACTTGCACTCTGCCCATGACTACTTGTactattttttgtttcttttaggATATGGTATGATACGGTTCACCAGTGTCCATGTCATATATACTAataaatttgcaaaaaaaaaaaatagattggAGGCTTGCGGTTCGTTGGTAGCGAGTCTCAGCACGAGGTATGTGACATGTTCAGTGACATAATCAGCCTTGTTTATCCAGTTAAGCGTGTGTCTAGTTGTGCATAATCCATTTGGTAACATGCTCAGGGCAGCCATACTTTGATGACATCTGACTTCGCTAGAACCAAGGACAACGATCCTGGGAGAAGAGACGAAGGGTCAGCCAAGCAAAGCCGTGAAGCAAACTGATTAAACTGAAGGTGAAATGTTCAGTAGTGACATGCCTGCTGAACTGTTTGTCATGTAGTACTATGTGTCTGCAATACATTGTGCAATCAGCAACAAGTGGTCTACCTAGACCTTTTATTTTTTACACAAACGATACAACTGTTCCGAAATCAAGATGTTattttccaaaagaaaaaaaaagaaaatgaatcaGAATGCCATGGCAATACACTCCTCTCTTACATCTGCAAACAGGTCGGAGTTCATGTATCTCTCGCCACCGCTTGGGAACATGGTGACGATCATCTTCCCCTTGTTCTCTTCTCTCGATGCAATCTGAAGACACATTTGAAGGATCATGAAACATCAGAAAGTGAAATGACAATGGTAGAGACAGTCGATCAGCTAGGATTGTGTGAACCTTCAAGCAAGCTGCCAGGTTTGCTCCTGAAGAAATGCCCACAAGCAGGCCCTCCTCCTTCGCCAGCCTCCTCGCATTCGCCATTGCCTCCTCAGTGGTCACCGTGACAGTCTCGTCGATGGCCGACATGTCCAGGACTTCAGGTAGAAATCCTGGTCCTATTCCCTGGATTTTGTGCTTGCCAGGGGCGCCACCTAAAAAACCATACCATGTCAGATCTGACATTTTCATCTGTCGAGGAAATAAAATGTTACTACCTACTACTATTCTTAGAGCTGAGCCACGGCTCCTGACATCCAAAAGCATACTTTCAAGTAACGTTTGTTTCTGCAATGGTGTGTTACCTGAAATGACTGGGCTCTCTACAGGCTCAACGCAAACGATTTGGACGCCTGGGTTTTGCATTTTCAGATACTTCCCCACACCGGATACAGTACCTCCCGAGCCTGAAGCAGCCACAAAAATGTCCACCTTGCCGGCTGTGTCCTTCCAAATCTCAGGTCCTGTATTTGTAAACAACAGTCATTGTATTGTGATATCATGTACAAAAATATGCTTTTCCTATGAAGATATGAAAAGCATAAAATGGGCTTCTAAGCAATGATAACAATCAGGGCCAATAATTTTTTTGGTGCGCTCAGGATTCAGGTTCTGAATTTCTGgtacagtatttttttttttgcatcagcTTGTGTTAAAGCAACAGCAACAATAATCAAAATCAAGGAAGTACATATATGGTATCTCTAAGAAAAAATTAGTCCACAGAATCTAACTCATCTTCTTTATCTAAACAAAGCTGTTTACCAAGGTAAAAACATCACATTTCAACGCATTTTACAAATCATACGTCCATACCAGTTAATCTGAAGTGTGCTTCAGAATTTGCTTTATTGGTAGTTTGATCAAGAACATGTACATTGGGCAATTCTTTTTGGAGCTGTTCAACCTTGTCCCACATGCCTTGAAAGCCGAGGGCGGGATCTGCATACGGTCAACCGCAAGGGAGAAGGTCACCCATGAAGTTTCTACTGATTAAAGATTATCAAATCTAAAAGTGAAAAAAGCATGCAAGGTGATGCCATAACTTGGTACAACTTATCATACCAGTTAAATACAGCTCAGCACCCATGTATCTCAACAAGATCTGCTTGTCAAGTGAATATTTAGCTGGCACAACAGCTATAAACCTGTAACCTTTGTGAATAGCAATGAGAACCAATCCTAACCCCATGTTACCACTTGTTGGCTCGATTAGTGTGGTGACACCAGGTGAAATCAGTCCTCTCTCCTCTGCATCTTCTATCATTCTTCAGAAGAAAACAGGAGGTGTCAGCAGTCAGCACAGATGTGCATTTTCTGTCATTCTTTAGAAGACAACAGAAGGAAGTGTCAGCACAGAACAGATGTGCATCTTGTGTGATTGTTCAGAAGAAAACAGAAGGAAGTGTCAGCACAGATGTGCATCTTCTGTCATTGTTCAGAAGAAAACAGAAGGAAGTGTCAGCACAGATGTGCATCTTCTATCATTCTTCAGAAGAAAACAGAAGTGGTAGCACAGTGTTACAAATTGGGTACATTGTAGGACCAAATGACAGGTACACCACAAATCCAGGTGCTAGTAACACTATGGGCAATCAAACGACTTGGAATTGCAGGGCAGCAACAGCAATGCAGGCTACACTTGTCTGAACTTGGCACACTTGTTCACAGGCGGACAGGACAATTGGTTGACTTTGTATTCTCTCAATCTACCATTATTCAATAAAAACAAGTTCAAAGCAGGTGATGATCAATAAGCACCCTTTTAACTTAATCTTGTCAGAGTAGTATGTAAGCTGAACTAGCTTAATACAACCTCCCTATCTGGATTAGCATAAACAGAGATAACTCTCTGACCAATTCAGTGAAAAAATTGGGTAGGAGCAAGGGAAACATCAGAACACCTCAAAGCGCATCGATCCTTGACGGAGCAGAGCGGCTGGTACGCCTCCATCTTGCCGACGATCCGCGCGTCTACTCCATCCTTGCTGGCGATTCGCTTCAGCTCGATCAGCGGCGTCCATCCTATGAGCTGAGGAAATTGTTGCGCACGAACAATCTCAGTCGCTCATGCCACGTAGAAAGCCGGTAGCAGCAACAAACAAACAGGAACCGAAAGAGGATAAAATCGAATAGATAGGAGATCTCACCTGCGTGACATCGGAGGCAATGTGCTCCTCCCGCCCAGCAACACCATcgctggaagaagaagatggcttCAAGAGAGAAGGGATGCCCCTCCT
It includes:
- the LOC101786048 gene encoding cysteine synthase isoform X1, which gives rise to MEAYQPLCSVKDRCALRMIEDAEERGLISPGVTTLIEPTSGNMGLGLVLIAIHKGYRFIAVVPAKYSLDKQILLRYMGAELYLTDPALGFQGMWDKVEQLQKELPNVHVLDQTTNKANSEAHFRLTGPEIWKDTAGKVDIFVAASGSGGTVSGVGKYLKMQNPGVQIVCVEPVESPVISGGAPGKHKIQGIGPGFLPEVLDMSAIDETVTVTTEEAMANARRLAKEEGLLVGISSGANLAACLKIASREENKGKMIVTMFPSGGERYMNSDLFADTPSPLCDFEQWIDTEIKLEDKEEMQEMLRWKAEKKETMEKRRREEAAEKEHKEEEERRRVAANREEREKKLERARRAKVAIEENPDALRKGKWHRCT
- the LOC101786048 gene encoding cysteine synthase, chloroplastic/chromoplastic isoform X3, producing the protein MEAYQPLCSVKDRCALRMIEDAEERGLISPGVTTLIEPTSGNMGLGLVLIAIHKGYRFIAVVPAKYSLDKQILLRYMGAELYLTDPALGFQGMWDKVEQLQKELPNVHVLDQTTNKANSEAHFRLTGPEIWKDTAGKVDIFVAASGSGGTVSGVGKYLKMQNPGVQIVCVEPVESPVISGGAPGKHKIQGIGPGFLPEVLDMSAIDETVTVTTEEAMANARRLAKEEGLLVGISSGANLAACLKIASREENKGKMIVTMFPSGGERYMNSDLFADLYRLCKK
- the LOC101786048 gene encoding cysteine synthase, chloroplastic/chromoplastic isoform X2 — its product is MEAYQPLCSVKDRCALRMIEDAEERGLISPGVTTLIEPTSGNMGLGLVLIAIHKGYRFIAVVPAKYSLDKQILLRYMGAELYLTDPALGFQGMWDKVEQLQKELPNVHVLDQTTNKANSEAHFRLTGPEIWKDTAGKVDIFVAASGSGGTVSGVGKYLKMQNPGVQIVCVEPVESPVISGGAPGKHKIQGIGPGFLPEVLDMSAIDETVTVTTEEAMANARRLAKEEGLLVGISSGANLAACLKIASREENKGKMIVTMFPSGGERYMNSDLFADVREECIAMAF
- the LOC101786048 gene encoding cysteine synthase, chloroplastic/chromoplastic isoform X4; the protein is MEAYQPLCSVKDRCALRMIEDAEERGLISPGVTTLIEPTSGNMGLGLVLIAIHKGYRFIAVVPAKYSLDKQILLRYMGAELYLTDPALGFQGMWDKVEQLQKELPNVHVLDQTTNKANSEAHFRLTGPEIWKDTAGKVDIFVAASGSGGTVSGVGKYLKMQNPGVQIVCVEPVESPVISGGAPGKHKIQGIGPGFLPEVLDMSAIDETVTVTTEEAMANARRLAKEEGLLVGISSGANLAACLKIASREENKGKMIVTMFPSGGERYMNSDLFADDRCPWF